One genomic segment of Stegostoma tigrinum isolate sSteTig4 chromosome 21, sSteTig4.hap1, whole genome shotgun sequence includes these proteins:
- the gpr25 gene encoding probable G-protein coupled receptor 25, with the protein MSATVGVTEQHGYTVSEYAPYSEYNDYVDDTDGRICPPQNLHFLNIAISILYYLIFIVGSLGNIFVILVMICKERRRKRLVDTFVINLAFADLIFVFTLPFWAASAISDHHWNFGSAFCKISSYIVAVNRYSSIFFLTCMSIDRYLAIVKLRDFKHLRTQKYAVTISVMIWVSSLLLAVPSAYFRKPDQVNVTQCREDTDSLFLRVFNLTAVSLTFVLPVIIILFCYCSILVKLRHHYGHSTKAIQRRENSLKIVFAIVSAFVLSWLPFNVFKTIALYLQFRDTDLSCWTVVSRGLAIASCIAFINSCVNPIIYAFLDRNFRQRTGWLTSYVFAGLGKRSGSFGSGSTPSESSTMLRIQSLLSQQ; encoded by the coding sequence ATGTCCGCTACAGTTGGAGTCACCGAGCAGCACGGCTACACAGTTTCTGAGTATGCTCCCTATTCGGAGTACAACGATTATGTGGATGACACAGACGGAAGAATCTGTCCTCCTCAGAATTTACATTTCCTCAACATCGCAATCTCAATTCTCTACTACCTGATTTTCATCGTTGGGTCCTTGGGGAATATATTTGTCATCCTGGTAATGATCTgcaaagaaaggaggaggaagagactGGTAGATACTTTTGTGATTAATTTGGCCTTTGCAGATCTAATCTTTGTCTTCACCTTGCCATTCTGGGCAGCATCAGCCATCAGCGACCATCACTGGAACTTTGGCAGCGCCTTCTGCAAGATCAGCAGCTATATTGTTGCTGTCAACAGGTATTCCAGCATCTTCTTCCTCACCTGTATGAGTATTGACCGATATCTAGCCATCGTGAAACTACGGGACTTCAAGCACCTCAGAACCCAGAAATACGCCGTGACCATTAGTGTCATGATCTGGGTCTCTTCTCTGCTTCTGGCCGTACCTTCCGCCTACTTTCGAAAACCTGACCAAGTGAACGTGACCCAGTGCAGGGAGGACACGGATTCCCTCTTCCTCCGAGTGTTCAATCTGACCGCTGTCAGCCTGACCTTTGTCCTGCCTGTTATCATTATCCTGTTCTGCTACTGCTCCATCCTTGTCAAGCTCCGGCATCATTATGGCCACAGCACGAAAGCCATCCAGAGACGGGAAAACTCTCTGAAAATTGTCTTCGCCATCGTGTCGGCTTTTGTATTGTCCTGGTTGCCCTTTAATGTGTTCAAAACGATTGCTCTGTATTTGCAGTTTCGCGACACCGACCTGTCCTGCTGGACAGTAGTGAGCCGAGGCTTGGCCATTGCTTCGTGCATTGCTTTCATTAATAGCTGCGTGAACCCGATCATTTATGCATTTTTAGACAGGAATTTTAGGCAGAGAACTGGCTGGCTCACTTCTTATGTTTTTGCCGGTCTGGGCAAGAGAAGCGGGAGCTTTGGGTCTGGGTCAACACCTTCAGAGAGCAGCACAATGCTTAGAATACAGAGTCTTCTGTCGCAACAGTGA